One stretch of Bacteroidales bacterium DNA includes these proteins:
- a CDS encoding PKD domain-containing protein — protein MKTKKNDMNVRELFRRKLDGAEIIPDPSVNARLMRKLARREFIRFNPARFNAYYLGGIMAAVLTAGILFFSDKGNSNTQNNLSGTDVTEKVSGIKVFDVPEASVIIRDQKEQQNVIAGENSVKTRQNTNSVVIADRKVLEKEGDNIAPAGISNSIPKNNILNDSSTESEKLLDRKVKGDAIIEVSALSGCVPLKLHFNVAVSSFDSCSWNFGDGGYSDKKSPDWIFDLDGEYKVVLNLFRDGKLQETSSTVINVYPRPQARFEITPEEAVIPDDEIRFLNYSANAIKYKWSFGDGTTSGLFEPTHRYSRFSNYNVKLVATSEFGCSDSLIVMNAFSGSEYFINFPNAFIPNAEGPSGGFYSNKSDESGQVFHPTSSGVTDYQLRIFSKFGILIFESSDVNIGWDGYYKGQIANPGVYIWKVRGNFRNGEPFVKMGDVTLLRN, from the coding sequence TTGAAAACAAAAAAGAACGATATGAATGTCAGGGAGTTATTCAGGCGGAAACTGGATGGCGCTGAGATAATTCCTGATCCCTCTGTAAATGCAAGGCTCATGCGCAAACTGGCACGAAGGGAATTCATACGTTTTAATCCTGCCAGGTTCAATGCCTACTATCTTGGCGGGATTATGGCTGCAGTTTTAACAGCAGGTATATTATTCTTTTCAGATAAAGGGAACTCAAACACCCAAAACAATCTTTCAGGCACTGACGTAACTGAAAAAGTTTCCGGTATTAAAGTCTTTGATGTGCCTGAAGCTTCAGTTATAATCAGGGACCAGAAGGAGCAGCAGAATGTTATTGCCGGAGAAAATAGCGTTAAGACACGGCAGAATACTAATTCGGTTGTTATAGCTGACAGGAAAGTTTTGGAGAAAGAGGGTGATAATATCGCTCCTGCAGGAATTTCTAACTCAATTCCGAAAAATAATATCCTGAATGATTCTTCCACAGAATCTGAAAAGTTACTCGACAGAAAGGTAAAAGGTGATGCAATTATTGAAGTATCAGCTCTGAGCGGATGTGTACCCCTGAAACTGCATTTTAATGTTGCTGTCAGTTCATTCGACTCCTGCAGCTGGAACTTTGGTGACGGAGGATACTCAGACAAAAAGAGCCCCGACTGGATTTTTGATCTGGATGGTGAATATAAAGTTGTTCTAAACTTATTCCGTGATGGCAAACTTCAGGAAACCTCTTCAACTGTAATTAATGTTTATCCAAGACCTCAGGCCCGTTTTGAGATTACTCCTGAAGAAGCAGTAATTCCTGATGATGAGATCAGGTTCCTGAATTATTCAGCCAACGCAATAAAATATAAGTGGTCCTTTGGCGATGGAACTACTTCCGGACTATTTGAACCCACTCACAGATATTCCAGGTTCAGTAATTATAATGTAAAACTTGTTGCAACTTCAGAATTCGGGTGTTCCGACTCCCTGATTGTAATGAATGCATTCTCGGGATCTGAATATTTTATCAATTTTCCAAATGCATTTATTCCTAATGCTGAAGGCCCATCCGGTGGATTCTACTCGAACAAGAGTGATGAGTCAGGTCAGGTATTTCATCCGACTTCCTCAGGTGTAACAGATTATCAGCTAAGGATATTCAGCAAATTTGGCATACTGATTTTCGAAAGCAGTGATGTCAATATTGGTTGGGATGGATATTATAAAGGTCAGATAGCCAACCCTGGTGTGTATATCTGGAAAGTACGAGGCAATTTCCGCAATGGTGAACCATTCGTAAAAATGGGTGACGTTACATTACTCAGGAACTGA
- a CDS encoding RNA polymerase sigma factor, with protein MMSDQQIIEGCARHERKAQQVLYDQYSRFLLGICLRYASDKAEAEDILQESFLKIFLNIKDFSGTGSFIGWLRKVAVNTAITHYHKNLKYRYHVEIEEYVSVETGVTSFEEDFFTSEELFRVLNELPTGYRMVFNLYAVEGYKHKEIAEILGIDTNTSKSQYSRAKAVIRDKLEKLGKLKSSYTENG; from the coding sequence ATGATGAGCGACCAGCAAATAATAGAAGGGTGCGCCCGACATGAGAGAAAGGCGCAACAGGTGCTGTACGATCAGTATTCCCGTTTCCTTCTTGGAATTTGTCTGAGGTATGCTTCAGATAAAGCTGAGGCAGAAGATATTTTGCAGGAGAGTTTTTTGAAAATATTCCTTAACATAAAGGATTTTTCAGGAACAGGTTCTTTCATAGGCTGGTTGAGAAAGGTGGCAGTAAATACCGCAATTACTCATTATCATAAGAATCTCAAATACAGATATCACGTTGAGATTGAGGAGTATGTGTCGGTTGAGACAGGGGTGACAAGTTTTGAGGAGGACTTTTTCACCTCTGAAGAACTGTTTAGAGTGCTGAATGAGCTGCCAACAGGATACAGAATGGTGTTTAACTTATATGCAGTTGAAGGATATAAACACAAAGAGATAGCTGAGATACTTGGGATCGATACAAACACCTCCAAGTCGCAGTATAGCAGGGCAAAAGCTGTAATAAGGGATAAACTGGAGAAGCTGGGGAAACTAAAGAGCAGTTATACAGAAAATGGTTAG
- a CDS encoding PorP/SprF family type IX secretion system membrane protein gives MVKRIIYLTVLSFIIITDIFGQDPTFSQFYANKLYLSPSFAGATEEYRFALNFRNQWPGIPNSKFHTYNVSFEKAMPNFNSGIGILANYDVAGSGDLSTTNIGLLYSYDFNINREWHIRPGVNFKFYYLGLNFYKLIFPSQITGTGTSPSISPPPFDHVADVDFATSALVYNERIWAGFTLDHLLAPKTSLYGDEATIPVKFNLYGGVQVLKKTRLRQKMQEVLSVAMNFQKQGRFIQSDIGMYYYKDPLVFGLWYRGIPLITSQAGDAVIGLLGIKTQAFQIGYSYDFTISNLISSTSGAHEISLIYEFNNLSIGQQRKRFKAIPCPEF, from the coding sequence TTGGTTAAGAGGATTATATATTTAACCGTACTGTCATTCATCATAATTACAGATATTTTTGGTCAGGATCCTACATTCTCCCAATTTTACGCTAATAAATTATACTTATCCCCATCTTTTGCAGGTGCTACCGAGGAATATCGTTTTGCTCTGAACTTCAGAAACCAGTGGCCCGGAATTCCAAACAGCAAGTTTCATACATACAATGTCTCCTTTGAGAAAGCAATGCCCAATTTCAACTCAGGTATTGGTATACTGGCAAATTACGACGTAGCCGGCTCCGGTGACCTGAGTACAACAAATATAGGACTTCTCTATTCTTACGATTTTAATATAAACAGGGAATGGCATATCAGACCTGGTGTCAATTTCAAATTCTATTATCTCGGCCTCAATTTCTATAAGCTGATCTTCCCAAGTCAGATTACCGGCACCGGAACTTCACCTTCTATATCACCTCCGCCTTTCGATCATGTTGCAGATGTCGATTTTGCCACATCAGCTCTTGTTTATAATGAAAGGATCTGGGCAGGATTTACTCTCGATCATTTGCTCGCTCCTAAAACATCTTTATATGGAGATGAAGCTACTATTCCGGTTAAATTCAATCTATACGGAGGCGTTCAGGTACTTAAAAAAACAAGGTTGAGGCAGAAGATGCAGGAAGTACTTTCTGTCGCAATGAACTTCCAGAAACAGGGCAGATTCATACAGTCCGATATAGGAATGTATTATTATAAAGATCCTCTCGTTTTTGGTTTGTGGTACAGAGGTATTCCGCTTATAACATCACAGGCCGGAGATGCAGTAATCGGGTTGCTTGGTATAAAAACACAAGCTTTCCAGATTGGTTATAGCTACGATTTTACAATATCTAACCTGATAAGCTCAACATCGGGTGCGCATGAGATTTCCCTTATCTACGAATTCAATAATCTCTCAATCGGACAGCAACGGAAGCGTTTCAAAGCTATACCATGTCCCGAATTCTAG
- a CDS encoding LysR family transcriptional regulator yields the protein MAGPKGSKYYDIFLKQQIRLVTREDDTIISEEGFTLLTEIKKEQSIVAAARNMDISYRKAWGLLRQIENVLGFQLVGKHRGGKAGGKTDLTSEGVELTNAYIDLKAELEDNVHDTVKSFFKRINKIAERE from the coding sequence ATGGCAGGTCCCAAAGGTTCAAAATACTACGACATCTTCCTGAAACAGCAGATCCGGCTGGTGACACGAGAGGATGATACAATTATCAGTGAAGAAGGCTTTACGCTTCTCACAGAAATAAAGAAAGAACAATCTATTGTGGCTGCAGCCCGTAATATGGATATCAGCTACAGGAAGGCATGGGGACTTCTCAGGCAAATAGAAAATGTTTTAGGGTTTCAGCTCGTTGGCAAACACCGTGGAGGGAAAGCAGGCGGGAAAACAGACCTTACTTCAGAGGGGGTGGAGCTGACAAACGCTTATATTGATCTTAAAGCAGAACTTGAAGATAATGTTCATGATACAGTAAAATCCTTTTTCAAAAGGATTAACAAAATCGCTGAAAGAGAATGA
- a CDS encoding DUF1697 domain-containing protein gives MKSYISFLRGVNMTGHNSIKMTDLAALYNSLGFSEVRTYIQSGNVLFSDNRGISESDIAQLIEKEILNKFSFVVPAMIRSVEELKALLSVNPFLDEMDFDPSKMAVIFLHAKPSDIQIDKVSNINYPPDKFLITGSEIFIFCPNGFGKTKLYTNFFEKKMGVTGTARNWKTITAILQMV, from the coding sequence ATGAAATCCTACATCTCTTTTCTTCGTGGTGTAAATATGACAGGTCATAATTCAATTAAAATGACCGATCTGGCTGCGCTCTATAATAGTTTGGGCTTCAGTGAAGTACGTACTTATATTCAAAGTGGTAACGTTTTGTTCAGCGACAATAGAGGAATTTCTGAATCTGATATTGCACAATTAATTGAAAAGGAGATCCTTAATAAGTTCAGTTTTGTAGTCCCTGCAATGATTCGCTCAGTTGAGGAATTGAAAGCTCTTCTTTCGGTAAATCCATTCCTGGATGAAATGGATTTTGACCCGTCTAAAATGGCAGTAATATTTCTTCATGCAAAGCCATCTGATATCCAGATTGATAAGGTCAGCAACATCAATTATCCTCCCGATAAATTCCTGATCACAGGATCAGAGATATTCATCTTCTGTCCGAATGGATTTGGCAAAACCAAATTGTATACAAACTTCTTCGAGAAGAAAATGGGTGTGACAGGTACTGCCAGAAACTGGAAGACAATCACAGCAATTCTGCAAATGGTGTAA
- a CDS encoding aldehyde:ferredoxin oxidoreductase — MDIASIKNQHKLIKAWEYKWTPLDKGYTDKILYINVGTPEIKEKSVPAVMKEKFIGGKGYGLRLLWDATKPDTKWDDPENEIIISSGPIGGITQYSGTGKSLVVTISPQTDSVMDSNVGGFFGPFLKFSGFDAIELQGKAEKDVIVFIDGINHKIEIFEAPDEASDSHVLAEQLTEIFADNDNEKKSIGVVSAGSAAEHSLIGMLNFSFYDLKRKKVRLKQAGRGGIGTVFRNKRIKALVCKIPGVKGNLNNVVDLDAIMERGKRFNREMRELDDKQCQMRQTGTAHLMEIMNDHDLLPVMNYKFGSHPDAFKIDSSVWKSHFTQNIPDGCWIGCNMSCSKGIDDYIVKTGPYKGKTVIVDGPEYENAAGLGANCGIFDPGYIIETNFYCDTYGICTITWSTLTAFIMECYQNGILNKERTGGLELNFGNSEAALEMLHQLARGEGFGKIAGTGVRKMKELFIKNGWGDTDLLNDIGMENKGLEYSQYMPKESLAQQGGFALTNKGPQHDEAWLIFMDMVNNQIPTFENKAEALHYFPMFRTWFGLVGLCKLPWNDVEPENNATSDEPAKVPEHVDNYVTIYKAVTGRDFDKFRMIEDSERVYNFQRVFNLRRGYGKRVNDNQPYRAAGPVTKEEYESRAERYDKQLQEKVGFSTAGKTTEDKMKVLRKYREDQYERLRDAVYRRRGWNNNGVPTIAHLKKIGMDFPEVLDVVKDYQ; from the coding sequence ATGGACATAGCATCTATCAAAAACCAGCATAAGCTGATTAAGGCTTGGGAGTATAAATGGACTCCTCTTGATAAAGGCTACACCGACAAGATCCTTTATATTAATGTTGGTACTCCGGAGATTAAGGAAAAGAGTGTCCCTGCTGTAATGAAAGAGAAATTCATAGGCGGAAAGGGGTATGGTCTGAGGCTGCTATGGGATGCAACAAAACCAGATACAAAATGGGATGATCCTGAAAATGAGATTATCATTTCATCTGGTCCAATCGGTGGCATAACACAGTATTCCGGCACAGGCAAATCGCTTGTTGTAACAATATCGCCTCAGACTGACTCTGTAATGGACAGCAATGTTGGAGGTTTTTTTGGTCCGTTCCTGAAGTTCTCAGGCTTTGATGCAATTGAATTGCAGGGCAAAGCGGAGAAAGATGTAATAGTATTTATAGATGGTATTAATCATAAAATTGAAATATTCGAAGCTCCGGATGAAGCTTCCGACAGCCATGTGCTGGCTGAACAGCTTACAGAGATCTTTGCTGATAATGACAATGAGAAAAAGTCAATCGGTGTAGTATCAGCAGGATCTGCAGCTGAGCATTCGCTGATTGGAATGCTCAACTTCAGCTTTTATGATCTAAAAAGAAAAAAAGTACGGCTGAAACAAGCAGGAAGGGGAGGAATAGGTACTGTATTCCGCAATAAAAGGATCAAAGCACTTGTATGTAAAATACCAGGTGTAAAGGGAAACCTGAATAACGTGGTGGATCTCGATGCCATAATGGAAAGGGGCAAAAGATTTAACAGGGAGATGCGCGAGCTTGATGATAAACAGTGCCAGATGAGGCAGACAGGAACAGCACACCTTATGGAGATAATGAATGATCACGACCTGTTACCTGTTATGAATTATAAATTTGGCAGTCATCCTGATGCATTTAAGATCGACTCTTCTGTATGGAAAAGTCACTTCACTCAGAATATCCCTGATGGCTGCTGGATTGGCTGCAACATGTCGTGCAGTAAAGGCATTGATGATTATATAGTTAAGACCGGACCCTACAAAGGCAAAACTGTTATTGTCGACGGACCTGAATATGAGAATGCTGCAGGACTGGGAGCTAATTGCGGCATCTTTGATCCGGGATATATAATCGAGACGAATTTCTATTGCGACACTTACGGAATATGCACAATCACCTGGAGCACTCTTACTGCTTTTATTATGGAGTGTTATCAGAATGGCATTCTTAATAAGGAGAGAACCGGAGGACTGGAACTAAATTTCGGCAATTCGGAGGCTGCATTGGAAATGCTCCACCAGCTGGCACGTGGTGAAGGTTTTGGCAAGATTGCTGGAACAGGTGTGAGAAAGATGAAAGAACTTTTCATAAAGAATGGCTGGGGCGATACAGACTTACTGAATGACATAGGGATGGAAAACAAGGGACTTGAATACTCCCAGTATATGCCTAAGGAATCACTTGCACAGCAGGGCGGATTCGCGCTTACAAACAAAGGTCCGCAGCACGATGAAGCCTGGCTGATATTTATGGATATGGTTAATAATCAGATTCCTACATTTGAAAATAAAGCAGAGGCACTTCATTATTTCCCTATGTTCCGCACATGGTTTGGACTTGTCGGGCTATGTAAACTGCCATGGAATGATGTTGAACCCGAAAATAATGCAACAAGTGATGAGCCGGCTAAAGTACCTGAACACGTTGATAATTATGTAACAATATACAAGGCAGTTACAGGCAGGGATTTTGATAAGTTCAGGATGATTGAAGATTCGGAACGAGTATATAATTTTCAGAGAGTATTTAACCTTCGCCGGGGCTACGGTAAACGGGTAAATGATAATCAGCCTTACCGGGCAGCAGGACCTGTCACCAAAGAAGAATATGAATCACGCGCTGAACGGTATGACAAACAGCTTCAGGAAAAGGTTGGATTCAGTACCGCAGGAAAGACCACCGAAGATAAAATGAAAGTGCTTCGTAAATATCGTGAAGATCAGTACGAAAGACTCAGAGACGCAGTATACAGACGAAGGGGATGGAATAACAACGGTGTGCCTACAATTGCTCATCTCAAAAAAATCGGAATGGATTTTCCTGAAGTGTTAGATGTCGTTAAAGACTACCAGTAG
- the wtpA gene encoding tungstate ABC transporter substrate-binding protein WtpA has protein sequence MKRVFIYSLFTVILITACRNSGSGRSGEIIIFHAGSLSVPFKQLKDEYEKKNPGIKILLEPAGSLVCARKITELKKPCDIMASADYFVINELLIPEYASWSIRFATNEIVIAYNDKSKYSSEITSNNWIEILSRDDVIYARAEPDFDPCGYRTVLSFKLAEKFYDYPGLTEKLITKNRDFIRPKEVDLIALIESNAIDYMFQYKSVAIQHDLKYIDLPDEINLSNPNMNDNYNTVSLDVAGSTPGSKMTVKGDFINYSLTIPEVAANKDEALKFVGFILSNEGIEIFRKNGQEPIIPFSSEQYDKLPRQFQRYLKDTKMN, from the coding sequence ATGAAGCGGGTATTCATTTATTCATTATTTACTGTTATTTTAATAACAGCATGCAGAAACAGTGGCTCAGGTAGATCAGGGGAGATAATAATCTTTCATGCCGGCAGTCTTTCAGTGCCGTTCAAGCAGCTGAAGGATGAGTATGAAAAGAAAAACCCCGGCATCAAAATACTTCTTGAACCTGCCGGAAGCCTGGTGTGTGCAAGAAAAATCACGGAGCTTAAGAAACCATGTGATATTATGGCTTCTGCCGACTATTTTGTTATAAATGAGCTTCTTATACCTGAGTATGCAAGCTGGAGCATCAGGTTTGCGACTAATGAAATTGTAATCGCTTACAATGATAAATCAAAGTATTCTTCAGAGATAACCTCTAATAACTGGATTGAAATCCTTTCGAGAGATGATGTAATATATGCCCGGGCAGAACCCGATTTCGACCCTTGCGGATACAGAACTGTTTTATCATTTAAGCTTGCGGAGAAGTTCTATGACTACCCCGGACTAACAGAAAAATTGATAACAAAAAACAGGGATTTTATCAGGCCCAAAGAGGTTGACCTTATTGCGCTTATCGAGTCAAATGCTATTGACTATATGTTTCAATATAAGTCAGTTGCCATACAGCACGATTTGAAATATATCGACCTTCCTGATGAAATTAACCTTTCTAATCCCAATATGAATGATAATTACAATACAGTTTCACTGGATGTGGCAGGAAGCACCCCCGGTTCAAAAATGACTGTTAAGGGTGACTTTATTAATTATAGTCTGACTATTCCGGAGGTTGCTGCAAATAAGGATGAGGCACTTAAATTTGTAGGTTTTATACTTAGTAATGAAGGGATTGAAATCTTCAGGAAGAACGGGCAGGAACCAATAATTCCGTTTTCCTCAGAGCAATATGATAAGCTTCCGCGGCAATTTCAAAGGTACCTGAAAGATACTAAAATGAATTAA
- a CDS encoding sulfur carrier protein ThiS, which translates to MKIVLNNRDEEFNQDSITVSEMLLMKKFSFRMRIIKINGNLITKEAYDTTVINNGDNVQMLYLMSGG; encoded by the coding sequence GTGAAAATAGTACTTAATAACAGGGACGAGGAGTTTAATCAGGACTCTATAACAGTATCCGAGATGCTATTAATGAAAAAATTCTCATTCAGGATGAGGATAATCAAAATAAATGGTAATCTGATAACGAAAGAGGCCTATGATACAACTGTTATTAATAACGGCGATAATGTTCAGATGCTTTACCTCATGAGTGGAGGTTAG
- a CDS encoding septum formation initiator family protein: MQRFNFIEKVPPVLRNKYILTIAIFVVWLLLFDSNNLIARYKEMRELHKLKIDREYYINKIETDKKKLHELKTDNQNLEKFAREQYRMKKPDEDLYIILTPSEDRKITRRNN, translated from the coding sequence ATGCAGAGGTTTAATTTCATAGAAAAAGTCCCGCCGGTTTTAAGGAATAAATACATTCTGACAATAGCCATTTTTGTTGTGTGGCTGCTGCTTTTTGATTCCAACAACCTCATAGCCAGATATAAAGAAATGAGGGAGTTACATAAACTAAAGATAGACAGGGAATATTATATCAATAAGATTGAAACTGACAAAAAGAAGCTTCATGAGTTAAAGACGGACAATCAGAATCTCGAGAAATTTGCCAGAGAGCAATACCGTATGAAAAAGCCTGATGAAGACCTCTATATAATTCTAACACCTTCTGAAGACCGTAAGATTACAAGAAGGAATAACTAA
- a CDS encoding glycosyltransferase family 2 protein, whose amino-acid sequence MGFASTWLNERALFPQIINEVPDKQTGIIVVVPSYNEPDIVRLLESLILCERPGCKVEVIIVVNAPNDASEECLENNRLTISDIESWKKEHSDCFFRLFAFTADSSVKDWGVGLARKTGMDEAVRRFNSIDRPEGIILNLDADCLVAKNYFTAVYSEFLKRKDRSACSIYFEHPLEGDDFPRSVYESIAQYELHLRYYFQSLAFTGFPWIFHTVGSAIAVRALPYIKAGGMNRKQAGEDFYFIQKLVPAGGYFSLNSTAVYPSPRPSFRVPFGTGASIEKLSKEESTVVMTYNMESFTELRAYFAMTEKFFRCKAEELTDCFDNLPEGIKRFSDKVEWINKLTEIKNNTSGLDSFRKRFFGWFNMFRIVKYLNFVHPELFEKQPVVVSASLLLQTIGANCNSEDPVELLKYFRKLERPV is encoded by the coding sequence ATGGGTTTTGCCTCGACCTGGCTTAATGAGAGGGCATTATTCCCTCAGATAATTAATGAGGTACCTGATAAACAGACAGGTATAATAGTTGTCGTTCCTTCGTATAATGAACCGGACATTGTCAGACTGCTTGAATCACTTATTCTATGTGAAAGGCCTGGCTGTAAGGTTGAAGTAATAATAGTTGTTAATGCACCCAATGATGCTTCAGAAGAGTGCCTCGAAAACAACAGATTAACTATATCAGACATAGAGAGCTGGAAGAAAGAACATTCAGATTGTTTCTTCCGGCTTTTTGCTTTCACAGCCGACTCATCAGTAAAGGATTGGGGCGTGGGGCTGGCCAGAAAAACAGGAATGGATGAGGCTGTCAGACGGTTTAATTCTATAGACAGGCCTGAAGGCATTATTCTGAATCTTGATGCCGACTGTCTGGTGGCTAAGAACTATTTTACAGCTGTATATTCTGAATTCTTAAAAAGAAAGGACAGATCAGCCTGTTCAATTTATTTCGAGCATCCCCTGGAAGGAGATGATTTTCCCCGTTCTGTATATGAATCGATTGCACAGTATGAGCTGCATCTCAGATACTATTTTCAGAGCCTTGCCTTCACAGGATTTCCGTGGATCTTTCATACAGTAGGTTCAGCAATCGCTGTCAGGGCCTTACCTTATATTAAAGCAGGCGGAATGAACCGTAAACAGGCTGGTGAGGATTTCTACTTTATCCAGAAACTGGTTCCTGCAGGTGGTTATTTCAGCCTTAATTCAACTGCAGTGTACCCTTCTCCGCGCCCTTCGTTCAGGGTTCCATTCGGCACAGGTGCTTCAATTGAGAAACTCTCCAAGGAAGAAAGTACTGTTGTTATGACTTATAATATGGAGTCGTTTACTGAACTAAGAGCATATTTTGCCATGACTGAAAAGTTCTTCAGGTGTAAGGCAGAGGAGCTTACAGACTGTTTTGATAACCTGCCGGAAGGAATTAAACGATTCTCGGATAAAGTTGAATGGATAAATAAACTAACTGAGATTAAGAATAATACATCGGGACTGGATTCATTCAGAAAGAGGTTTTTCGGCTGGTTTAATATGTTCAGAATTGTTAAGTATCTTAATTTTGTTCATCCTGAATTGTTTGAAAAACAACCTGTTGTCGTCTCTGCGTCACTCTTGCTCCAAACAATTGGTGCAAACTGTAATTCTGAGGACCCGGTTGAATTGCTGAAATATTTCAGAAAGCTGGAAAGACCAGTTTGA
- the thiF gene encoding sulfur carrier protein ThiS adenylyltransferase ThiF: MRFSEIKSHLSRFSVGIAGAGGLGSNCAVALARSGVGTLIIADFDIIEALNLNRQYYFTDQIGQMKTIALKENISRINPDVFVIAHQKRLDRFNIPEIFSGCNIIVEAFDSSVMKEMLIETVQTKMPGVPLIIGSGMAGWGNSELIRYRKIDNTLYVCGDESTEVSEDIPPMAPRVGMVASMQANVVIELLMNIGI; this comes from the coding sequence ATGAGGTTTTCTGAAATCAAATCACACCTTAGCAGATTCAGTGTTGGGATAGCCGGTGCCGGCGGACTAGGCTCCAATTGTGCTGTTGCGCTTGCCAGAAGTGGAGTTGGTACCCTGATTATAGCTGATTTTGATATTATTGAAGCACTGAATCTTAACAGGCAGTATTATTTTACTGATCAGATCGGCCAGATGAAAACTATAGCTTTGAAAGAGAATATTTCCCGCATAAATCCTGATGTGTTTGTTATTGCTCATCAAAAAAGGCTTGACCGGTTTAATATTCCCGAAATATTCTCCGGCTGTAATATAATAGTAGAAGCGTTTGACAGCTCAGTCATGAAAGAGATGCTTATTGAAACTGTTCAGACAAAAATGCCGGGGGTACCATTAATAATAGGATCGGGAATGGCAGGATGGGGAAACTCGGAGCTTATCAGATACAGAAAGATTGACAATACTCTTTATGTATGCGGTGACGAATCAACTGAAGTTTCTGAGGATATACCGCCAATGGCACCGAGGGTTGGGATGGTTGCCAGCATGCAGGCAAACGTTGTAATTGAGCTTTTGATGAATATCGGAATTTAG
- a CDS encoding OmpH family outer membrane protein, with the protein MKNLSIALFAVLFLAVIGLYFLHFTGNKKSKTSDGSVNELPAGGIAYVNIDTVIFRFDMFADRREELVTKQKSAEAELNSKGTQYEKGVRDYQDKVNKGLVTRATAAQMEQALTQQQQELLTLRDNLQSNLMEEEQVMNRQILEYITTFLEENKATYNYQFILGKSFGSVVLYGDSGLDITQKVLDAINVKYQAEKK; encoded by the coding sequence ATGAAGAATCTATCAATAGCTCTGTTTGCTGTTCTCTTTTTAGCAGTTATCGGTCTTTATTTTCTGCATTTTACAGGAAATAAAAAAAGTAAAACTTCAGATGGCTCAGTAAATGAGCTACCAGCAGGAGGAATTGCTTATGTCAATATCGATACTGTAATATTCCGGTTTGATATGTTTGCCGACAGAAGAGAAGAGCTTGTTACAAAGCAGAAGAGTGCCGAAGCCGAGCTTAATTCGAAGGGAACTCAGTATGAAAAGGGTGTAAGGGATTATCAGGATAAAGTAAACAAGGGATTGGTAACAAGAGCTACAGCAGCTCAGATGGAGCAGGCACTTACTCAGCAGCAGCAGGAATTGCTTACTCTCCGCGATAATTTACAGTCAAACCTTATGGAAGAGGAGCAGGTTATGAACCGTCAGATTCTTGAGTATATCACAACATTCCTTGAGGAAAACAAAGCAACTTACAATTACCAGTTCATCCTTGGTAAAAGCTTTGGAAGTGTTGTACTTTACGGCGACAGCGGATTGGATATTACACAGAAAGTGCTTGATGCAATAAACGTTAAGTACCAGGCTGAGAAAAAATAA